One genomic window of Coffea eugenioides isolate CCC68of chromosome 1, Ceug_1.0, whole genome shotgun sequence includes the following:
- the LOC113749873 gene encoding probable E3 ubiquitin-protein ligase BAH1-like 1, with protein MKFCKKYEEYMQGQCQRKKLPGVGFKNLKKILKRCRRHLQSRDNTALVPDHFGDSALCGRPSSCPDSCPVCDGTFFPSLLKEMSEVVGFFNEKAQRLLELHLASGFRKCFIWFKDKIQGNHIALIEEGKELVTYALINAIALRKILKKYDKIHYSKQGQVFKSQAHSRNLEILQSPWLCELMAFHINSQETKANTRNAPALFNGCSLIFKDEKPSLSCELFDSVKLELDLTCSICLDTVFDPVSLTCGHIFCYMCACKAGSVTIVDGLKAASPKEKCPLCREAGVYEGAVHLEELNILLSQSCPEYWAARLQSERAERIRQAKEHWESQCRAFMGI; from the exons ATGAAGTTCTGCAAGAAGTACGAGGAATACATGCAAGGACAATGCCAGAGGAAGAAATTGCCTGGGGTTGGTTTCAAGAATCTCAAGAAAATCTTGAAAAGGTGTCGACGACACCTTCAATCCCGTGATAACACTGCCCTTGTTCCTGATCATTTCGGAGATTCTGCCCTCTGCGGTAGACCCTCCTCTTGCCCGGACTCTTGCCCAG TGTGTGATGGCACGTTTTTCCCTTCGCTTCTGAAGGAAATGTCAGAAGTTGTTGGCTTCTTCAACGAGAAAGCCCAGAGGTTGCTTGAGCTCCATTTGGCATCGGGTTTCCGTAAGTGTTTTATTTGGTTTAAAGACAAAATACAAGGCAACCATATCGCACTGattgaagaaggcaaggagTTGGTCACTTACGCACTGATTAATGCCATTGCCTTGCGTAAGATACTGAAGAAATATGATAAG ATACACTACTCCAAGCAAGGCCAAGTATTTAAGTCTCAAGCGCACAGTAGGAACCTTGAGATTCTCCAATCACCATGGCTTTGTGAGCTGATGGCCTTTCACATAAATTCGCAAGAGACAAAGGCCAATACAAGGAATGCTCCTGCATTGTTCAACGGCTGTTCCCTCATATTTAAAGATGAAAAGCCTTCTCTTTCTTGTGAGCTCTTTGATTCAGTCAAGCTTGAACTGGACTTGACTTGTTCGATATGCTTG GATACAGTTTTTGATCCAGTGTCTTTGACTTGCGGTCATATATTCTGCTACATGTGTGCTTGCAAGGCAGGATCAGTGACCATAGTGGATGGATTAAAGGCAGCTAGTCCCAAGGAAAAGTGCCCCCTTTGCAGAGAG GCAGGAGTTTATGAAGGTGCAGTGCATTTGGAGGAGCTAAACATTCTATTAAGCCAAAG TTGTCCGGAGTACTGGGCGGCGCGACTACAGTCTGAACGAGCCGAAAGAATTAGACAAGCCAAGGAGCACTGGGAATCACAGTGTCGAGCATTCATGGGTATATAA
- the LOC113775910 gene encoding universal stress protein PHOS34, with amino-acid sequence MATGEKSVMVVGIDDSEHSFYALQWTLDHFFTPSPAVSPFRLVIVHSKPTPSSAIGLAGPGAADVLPYVDVDLKKIAARVLESAKEICSAKSVNDVAVEAVEGDARNVLCEAVEKHHASILVLGSHGYGAIKRAVLGSVSDYCVHHAHCTVMIVKKPKIKH; translated from the exons ATGGCGACGGGGGAGAAGTCGGTGATGGTGGTCGGAATCGACGACAGTGAGCACAGCTTCTATGCTTTGCAGTGGACATTGGATCACTTCTTTACTCCTTCACCTGCAGTCTCTCCATTCAGGCTCGTCATCGTCCATTCCAAGCCTACTCCTTCTTCCGCCATCGGCCTCGCCGGCCCTG GTGCTGCTGATGTGTTGCCGTACGTGGATGTGGATTTAAAGAAGATAGCGGCCAGAGTTCTGGAGAGTGCCAAGGAGATTTGTTCTGCTAAATCG GTGAATGATGTAGCTGTGGAAGCTGTCGAAGGTGATGCCAGGAACGTTCTTTGTGAAGCTGTGGAGAAACACCATGCCTCTATCTTGGTCCTTGGCAGTCATGGTTACGGAGCTATAAAGAG GGCTGTTTTGGGCAGCGTGAGTGATTACTGTGTTCATCACGCCCACTGCACCGTGATGATTGTGAAAAAGCCGAAAATCAAACACTAA